In Fluviicola taffensis DSM 16823, the following are encoded in one genomic region:
- a CDS encoding HNH endonuclease — translation MMIAIDINRIKVVQEKFRIEIIGQHNEALKKLNELAPSSTADCIYLYETIELFKNESDFLLKSPLDIELLIPSLPAVPLVEKKVKNKIEIVKSSIKNEILKALNYTKLRSDFYPAYFKEIGIKACVYCNSSLTVSVDRIDNEGRDEVRAKFQVDHYYPKSEFPMLSISLFNLYPSCASCNNVKLEKKVQFHLYSDDQHLIDNSSFSFKLSSYDEAKYLLDKKNKDIDFDFIENSNLPEGFSSFQATFDIKGIYSTQNDLILDLIDKSLIYDFHYKKSLNHSFPKLFLSKEHFERIILGNYPRVQDIHKRPMSKFMQDIARDLGIIDY, via the coding sequence ATGATGATTGCTATTGATATAAATAGAATAAAAGTAGTTCAAGAAAAATTCAGAATAGAAATCATTGGGCAACATAATGAAGCATTAAAAAAATTAAATGAATTAGCGCCCTCGTCAACAGCTGATTGTATTTATCTATATGAAACCATTGAATTGTTTAAAAATGAGAGTGATTTTTTATTAAAATCACCACTAGATATTGAATTACTCATTCCCTCTTTACCAGCTGTACCATTAGTTGAAAAAAAAGTGAAAAACAAGATTGAAATAGTAAAGAGTTCAATTAAGAATGAAATTTTAAAAGCACTTAATTATACTAAACTTAGATCTGATTTTTATCCAGCTTACTTCAAAGAAATTGGCATTAAAGCTTGTGTATATTGCAATTCAAGTTTGACAGTATCTGTAGATAGAATCGATAATGAAGGGCGTGATGAGGTCCGTGCGAAGTTTCAGGTTGATCATTATTATCCGAAATCGGAATTTCCAATGTTAAGTATTTCGCTTTTCAACTTGTATCCTTCTTGTGCCTCATGTAATAATGTGAAACTTGAGAAGAAGGTTCAATTTCATTTGTATTCAGACGATCAGCATTTAATAGATAATTCAAGTTTCAGTTTTAAATTATCGTCGTATGATGAGGCAAAATATTTGCTCGATAAAAAGAATAAAGACATTGATTTCGATTTTATTGAAAACTCAAATCTACCCGAAGGATTCAGTTCTTTTCAAGCCACATTTGATATAAAAGGAATATATAGCACTCAAAATGATCTTATTTTGGATTTAATCGATAAGAGTCTGATTTATGATTTTCACTATAAAAAAAGTTTGAATCATAGTTTTCCTAAGCTTTTCCTTTCTAAAGAGCATTTTGAAAGGATTATTTTAGGTAACTACCCACGTGTACAGGATATTCATAAACGCCCAATGTCCAAATTTATGCAAGATATTGCGCGTGATTTAGGAATAATAGATTATTAA
- a CDS encoding ImmA/IrrE family metallo-endopeptidase gives MPPLKKNSFKKGFKTWADKKSIELRKDLGLNSNDALCAFDLIAHLNIPLFVPQDFKELDTKHLDELLGNGKEHWSAVTIPLKNDKYLIIHNPEHSAQRQQSNLMHELAHVICDHKVDPKIEETGLAGMLRHHDQEQENEAIWFGGCLQLPREALIWALKKSMTNNEIAEHFNASVEMVRYRIGVTGAKIQLVRMRY, from the coding sequence ATGCCTCCGTTGAAAAAGAACTCATTTAAAAAGGGCTTTAAAACTTGGGCTGACAAAAAATCAATTGAATTGCGTAAAGACCTTGGATTGAATTCGAATGATGCTTTGTGTGCATTCGACTTGATTGCGCATTTGAATATCCCACTATTTGTTCCTCAAGATTTCAAGGAATTAGACACGAAGCATTTGGATGAACTTCTAGGTAATGGCAAAGAACATTGGTCTGCTGTAACAATACCTTTAAAAAACGATAAATACCTAATCATACATAATCCAGAACATTCAGCACAACGACAACAAAGTAATTTGATGCACGAGCTTGCGCATGTAATTTGTGACCATAAAGTTGATCCAAAGATTGAAGAAACTGGATTGGCAGGAATGCTAAGACATCATGATCAAGAACAAGAAAATGAAGCTATTTGGTTTGGAGGATGTTTACAACTTCCAAGAGAAGCATTGATATGGGCATTGAAGAAAAGTATGACTAACAATGAAATTGCTGAGCATTTTAATGCAAGTGTAGAAATGGTTAGATATAGGATTGGTGTAACTGGTGCCAAAATACAATTAGTGAGGATGAGGTATTAA
- a CDS encoding helix-turn-helix domain-containing protein, protein MSSSIDTLKFSEMIKSKRGNTGLRQLSSEIMVSPSTLSRIEQGSLPDIETYLKICNWLEVSPEFFTVHSENRDEKNVVIAHLRADTSLPSATAEALIQMINIAYASVEKELI, encoded by the coding sequence ATGAGCTCATCAATAGATACACTAAAGTTCTCTGAGATGATCAAATCGAAAAGAGGCAATACTGGACTGCGACAGCTATCAAGTGAAATAATGGTTAGTCCTTCAACCCTATCAAGAATAGAGCAAGGAAGTTTACCAGATATTGAAACATATTTGAAAATTTGCAACTGGCTAGAAGTTTCACCTGAGTTTTTTACGGTTCATTCTGAAAACAGGGACGAGAAAAATGTAGTAATTGCACATTTACGTGCTGACACTAGTTTACCTTCGGCAACAGCAGAAGCATTGATACAAATGATAAATATTGCCTATGCCTCCGTTGAAAAAGAACTCATTTAA
- a CDS encoding SEC-C metal-binding domain-containing protein — protein sequence MRNQLNDIRKAITHFPLLKIIENGKFLLVEGDIVLSDREYGEVDRYSVSISFLKCYPNCFPKVIETSKKIPRKDFRHVNPDGTLCLAVEPEERLISKNGITFKFFLDKVLVPHLSRETFRELNGEYADGEYDHGNAGIWEFYIKKLDNTDKKQVLLELNEIRTSKWIGRNEPCTCGSNKKFKNCHLNKWEEIKRLGDEYLKNQIENLKTDLAR from the coding sequence ATGAGAAATCAGCTGAATGACATAAGGAAAGCGATTACGCATTTTCCACTACTAAAAATCATAGAAAATGGAAAATTTCTATTGGTCGAAGGTGACATAGTACTTTCAGACCGAGAATATGGAGAGGTCGATCGTTATAGTGTTTCAATAAGCTTTCTGAAATGTTACCCCAATTGCTTCCCCAAAGTTATAGAGACGAGTAAGAAAATACCAAGGAAAGATTTCCGTCACGTTAATCCAGACGGTACTCTTTGCCTTGCTGTAGAACCTGAAGAACGATTGATTTCAAAAAACGGGATAACCTTTAAATTCTTTTTGGATAAAGTACTTGTGCCTCATTTAAGTAGAGAAACATTTCGGGAACTGAATGGGGAATATGCTGATGGGGAATATGATCATGGTAATGCAGGTATTTGGGAGTTCTATATAAAAAAATTAGACAACACAGATAAAAAGCAAGTGCTTTTGGAACTAAATGAAATTAGAACCTCCAAATGGATTGGTCGCAATGAACCTTGTACTTGTGGATCCAATAAGAAATTCAAGAATTGTCATTTGAATAAATGGGAAGAGATTAAAAGACTGGGAGATGAATACCTGAAAAATCAGATAGAAAATTTAAAAACCGATTTAGCACGATGA
- a CDS encoding DUF6602 domain-containing protein, producing the protein MNAALSTNREFITHPGSKGDALENAWIEWLRAYLPNRYSVDKAIVIDHEGNTSHQMDIVIYDNWFTPFIFTQNGFHYIPAEGVYAVFEVKPDIKGNVDDQTYIEYAANKIESVRKLHRTSTDMINSGKKFPPRPLTKILGGILCSTNTYTHKNNDTIQEHIKKQIGLKSIDLGCIADYGSFFVDYEPNEEIMETGQEKYLEFYAARNFNEIRFSKQENSLVTFFMQLTRYLQQAIGTVPAINLQSYLDKIDEEIDKEI; encoded by the coding sequence ATGAACGCAGCCCTAAGTACAAATAGAGAATTCATAACACATCCTGGATCCAAAGGTGATGCGCTTGAAAATGCTTGGATTGAATGGTTACGAGCCTATTTGCCAAATAGGTACAGTGTCGATAAGGCCATAGTGATTGATCACGAGGGAAATACAAGTCATCAAATGGATATTGTGATTTATGATAATTGGTTTACTCCATTTATTTTCACGCAAAATGGATTTCATTATATTCCAGCGGAAGGAGTATATGCTGTTTTTGAGGTGAAACCTGATATAAAGGGAAATGTTGATGATCAAACATATATCGAATATGCAGCTAATAAAATCGAAAGTGTAAGAAAATTACATAGAACTAGTACTGATATGATCAATTCTGGCAAAAAGTTCCCGCCTCGTCCATTGACAAAGATTCTTGGAGGTATATTGTGTAGTACAAATACATATACTCACAAGAATAATGATACTATTCAGGAACATATCAAAAAGCAGATAGGGTTAAAAAGTATCGATTTAGGTTGTATTGCAGATTACGGAAGTTTTTTTGTTGACTATGAGCCAAATGAAGAAATTATGGAGACTGGCCAAGAAAAATATTTGGAATTCTATGCAGCAAGAAATTTTAATGAAATACGCTTCAGTAAACAAGAGAATTCACTGGTAACATTCTTCATGCAACTTACACGTTATTTACAGCAAGCTATTGGGACCGTTCCAGCAATAAATCTTCAATCGTATCTGGATAAAATTGATGAAGAAATAGATAAGGAGATTTAA
- a CDS encoding site-specific integrase, with product MKLNFTYSRILMVKKTKVRQNGEAPIYLRITIDGLRVEISTKKWVALDKWNATTQTVRGNTEDIRLTNTFLQTLLSKVDRIHFDLSLQDRIPTPDEIKNQLLGVEDKPEYKTICDAFDYHNLKMADMVKISKISPKTLMRYQITKNKVVAYMERKFKLSDMPLHELRLAFITEFEHHLLTVDRIQSNTAHKYIKNLKKIMNMAVGLDWIPSNPFNLFKCSYVSTDREILNQDELEVLRLKPISVQRLVEVRDVFVFCCYTGFAYSDVYQFQHDAVIVGLDKEYWLSTNRQKTGTRESVPLLPIPLQIIEKYKNDEYCIKSNKLLPVNSNQRYNSYLKELADICGIKKHLTTHIARHTFATTVTLANGVPIETVSSMLGHKSIRTTQVYAKVVEKKVSDDMKTLRDKLSLANTSPLSKIG from the coding sequence ATGAAACTCAATTTCACGTACAGTAGAATTCTAATGGTGAAGAAAACCAAAGTCCGCCAGAATGGTGAAGCGCCTATTTATTTGCGCATTACAATTGACGGACTGCGCGTTGAAATTTCAACCAAGAAATGGGTTGCTCTTGACAAGTGGAACGCAACTACACAAACAGTTAGAGGAAATACAGAAGACATTCGTCTAACCAACACCTTTCTGCAAACCTTGCTTAGCAAGGTTGACCGCATTCACTTCGATCTGTCATTACAAGATCGCATTCCCACTCCGGATGAAATTAAGAACCAACTTTTGGGAGTAGAAGATAAACCGGAGTACAAAACCATCTGCGATGCTTTCGACTACCACAACCTCAAAATGGCAGATATGGTCAAGATCAGCAAGATTTCGCCCAAGACACTGATGCGCTATCAGATCACCAAAAACAAGGTTGTAGCATACATGGAACGGAAGTTCAAGCTTTCAGATATGCCGTTACACGAACTGCGCCTGGCATTCATCACCGAGTTCGAGCACCATTTGTTGACAGTAGACCGGATCCAGTCAAACACCGCGCACAAATACATCAAGAACTTGAAGAAGATCATGAACATGGCCGTTGGCCTGGACTGGATTCCGTCCAATCCTTTCAACCTGTTCAAATGCTCCTACGTCAGCACAGACAGAGAAATCCTGAACCAGGACGAACTGGAAGTTCTTCGCCTGAAGCCGATCAGCGTTCAACGCTTGGTAGAAGTGCGCGACGTGTTCGTGTTCTGCTGTTACACAGGCTTCGCCTACAGCGATGTTTACCAGTTTCAGCACGACGCTGTCATTGTCGGCTTGGATAAGGAATACTGGCTCTCCACCAATCGCCAGAAAACAGGCACACGCGAAAGCGTTCCCCTGCTTCCGATTCCTCTGCAGATCATCGAAAAGTACAAAAACGACGAATACTGCATCAAGTCAAACAAGCTTCTGCCAGTAAACAGCAACCAGCGATACAATTCCTACCTGAAAGAACTGGCTGACATCTGCGGCATTAAAAAGCACCTGACCACTCATATTGCCCGTCACACCTTTGCAACAACCGTTACGTTGGCCAATGGCGTTCCAATCGAAACCGTCAGTTCCATGCTTGGTCACAAAAGCATCCGTACCACCCAAGTATATGCCAAGGTTGTAGAAAAGAAAGTGAGCGATGATATGAAAACTCTACGCGATAAGCTATCACTGGCGAACACAAGTCCTCTTTCCAAAATCGGGTAA